In the genome of Variovorax sp. PAMC26660, the window GCCTCCTCTTCCGCCCCGGCGACACCCTCGATGCCCGTTCAAACCATCACGCCCGCACCCGCTGCACGTGGTGGCCGTGTGTCCCGGCTGTCGCAACTGACCGTCCCCTCGATGCCGCAGTCGGTGGCATCGACCGCTGCCAAATCCAGCTTCTCGCAAGCACCTTCCACCGCGCTGGTGCCGCCGCCGCCGCTGGCCGTCAAGAAAGACCCGAAGCTGGTCAACAACTGGAAGGCCAAGACCGCCGCCGAGCTGAGCGATGCCGAAGTCATCGCCATGCCCGACGACGAGTACATGAACGAAAAGCAGATGGCGTTCTTCCGCCTGAAGCTGGTCGAACTCAAGCGCGGCATTCTGGAAAACGCCGGCGAAACCACCGAGCACCTGCGTGAAGACACCGTGGTCGTGCCCGATCCGGCCGACCGCGCGACCATCGAGGAAGAACACGCCCTCGAGCTGCGCACGCGCGACCGCGAGCGCAAGCTGCTCAAGAAGATCGAGCAATCGATCCAGCGCATCGACGCCGGCGACTACGGCTACTGCGACGAAACCGGCGAACCCATCGGTGTCGGCCGCCTGCTGGCCCGCCCGACCGCCACGCTGTCGCTCGAAGCGCAACAGCGCCGCGAACTCAAGCAAAAGATGTTCGGGGATTGATCGGCGAGAAGGTAGAGAGAAACCTGCTCGTTCGACAGTCTTTCACCGCATGGCAAAGGAAGAGTCGGGCCGCCTTTTTT includes:
- the dksA gene encoding RNA polymerase-binding protein DksA, with translation MKKPAAKATPATKPATKKAPAAKAVPAAKKVSATAHGPAAKEKSAPSKKPAAPPVKAATAAKKPVKPATKTAAGAGPSSSKPVGRPAAVPSVPPIPMKKTAAASSSAPATPSMPVQTITPAPAARGGRVSRLSQLTVPSMPQSVASTAAKSSFSQAPSTALVPPPPLAVKKDPKLVNNWKAKTAAELSDAEVIAMPDDEYMNEKQMAFFRLKLVELKRGILENAGETTEHLREDTVVVPDPADRATIEEEHALELRTRDRERKLLKKIEQSIQRIDAGDYGYCDETGEPIGVGRLLARPTATLSLEAQQRRELKQKMFGD